Proteins from a genomic interval of Gluconacetobacter diazotrophicus PA1 5:
- a CDS encoding endonuclease/exonuclease/phosphatase family protein codes for MGNVLRQWACAGLVAVALAHPAAGRTIKVSTWNLDWLTARAAGDPTLPPDVHPRADADLRRLAVYAARLDADIVGFQEVDSPALAARLFPPGRYRIVMTADPVVQRTGLAVATSLTIERHPDLAALDVYPPTAPHPLRSGLDVTIGDGTANLRVLVVHLKAGCRDAAPSDRRAACLTLARQMAVLDDWVAQRQDEGVPFLVMGDFNRNLTPGDPFFHLLDQDGPLTLATAGRASPCWGGTYFIDHLLLGNQARGWLRPDSLRVLTYDEQDPARAPALSDHCPVSVRLEMP; via the coding sequence TTGGGGAACGTCCTGCGGCAATGGGCCTGCGCCGGGCTGGTTGCCGTTGCCCTCGCCCATCCCGCCGCCGGCCGGACGATCAAGGTCTCGACCTGGAATCTCGACTGGCTGACGGCGCGGGCGGCGGGGGACCCGACGCTGCCGCCGGACGTCCATCCCCGCGCCGACGCAGACCTGCGGCGCCTCGCCGTCTATGCCGCGCGGCTGGATGCCGACATCGTGGGTTTCCAGGAGGTCGATTCCCCTGCCCTCGCCGCCCGGCTGTTTCCCCCCGGGCGCTACCGCATCGTCATGACCGCCGACCCGGTGGTGCAGCGGACCGGTCTTGCGGTCGCAACGTCGCTGACGATCGAGCGCCACCCGGACCTGGCGGCGCTGGACGTCTATCCGCCCACCGCCCCCCATCCATTGCGATCCGGCCTGGACGTCACGATCGGCGACGGCACAGCCAACCTGCGTGTGCTGGTCGTTCACCTGAAGGCCGGGTGCCGCGACGCCGCGCCCTCCGACCGGCGCGCCGCGTGCCTTACCCTGGCGCGCCAGATGGCGGTACTGGATGACTGGGTCGCCCAGCGGCAGGACGAGGGCGTTCCCTTTCTGGTCATGGGCGACTTCAACCGCAACCTGACGCCGGGCGACCCGTTCTTCCATCTTCTGGACCAGGACGGGCCGCTGACCCTGGCGACGGCCGGACGGGCCAGCCCGTGCTGGGGAGGCACCTATTTCATCGACCATCTGCTGCTGGGCAACCAGGCGCGCGGGTGGCTGCGGCCGGACAGCCTGCGGGTCCTGACCTATGACGAACAGGACCCGGCCCGCGCACCGGCGCTGTCCGACCATTGTCCGGTCTCGGTCAGGCTGGAAATGCCTTAA
- a CDS encoding aldo/keto reductase: protein MEQRHLGRSGLRVSAVGLGCNNLGGRIGLEESRMVVHQALDSGITLFDVADVYGRRESHCGASEEVLGAILGSRREDIVLATKFGMPMAADGSMQGASRRYIRQAVEASLTRLRTDRIDLYQVHVPDPDTPIDETLRALDDLIRDGKVLYAGCSNFPAWQVADAHHVARAGGFSGFISCQDELSLLARDALRELVPAMRRYGLGLLPYFPLASGVLTGKYHRDIPPPPGSRLSEWTHLRDRYLTDTNWTILDGLGSVARAHGRTLTELAFGWLLSHDVVGSVIAGATRPNQVIENVAAATRPLTPEECDAITAILPDHAR, encoded by the coding sequence ATGGAACAGCGTCATCTCGGCCGGTCCGGCCTTCGCGTCTCGGCGGTGGGACTGGGGTGCAACAATCTCGGCGGCCGGATCGGGCTGGAAGAATCGCGCATGGTGGTGCACCAGGCGCTGGACAGCGGCATCACCCTGTTCGACGTCGCCGATGTCTATGGCCGGCGCGAATCCCATTGCGGCGCGTCCGAGGAAGTGTTGGGCGCGATCCTGGGCTCGCGTCGCGAGGACATCGTCCTGGCGACCAAGTTCGGCATGCCCATGGCCGCCGACGGCAGCATGCAGGGGGCATCCCGCCGCTATATCCGCCAGGCGGTCGAGGCCAGCCTGACGCGCCTGCGCACCGACCGCATCGACCTCTACCAGGTCCATGTCCCCGACCCGGACACCCCGATCGACGAGACGCTGCGCGCGCTGGACGACCTGATCCGTGACGGCAAGGTCCTGTATGCCGGCTGTTCCAACTTTCCCGCATGGCAAGTCGCGGACGCCCATCACGTCGCGCGCGCGGGCGGGTTTTCGGGCTTCATTTCCTGCCAGGACGAACTGTCGCTGCTGGCGCGGGACGCGCTACGCGAACTGGTGCCGGCCATGCGCCGGTACGGCCTGGGATTGCTGCCCTACTTCCCGCTGGCCAGCGGCGTACTGACGGGCAAATACCATCGCGACATTCCGCCGCCCCCCGGCAGCCGGCTGAGCGAATGGACCCACCTGCGCGATCGCTACCTGACCGACACCAACTGGACGATCCTGGACGGGCTGGGTTCGGTGGCCAGGGCGCATGGACGCACGCTGACGGAACTGGCCTTCGGCTGGCTGCTGTCGCATGACGTGGTGGGGTCGGTCATCGCCGGCGCCACCCGCCCGAATCAGGTGATTGAAAACGTCGCCGCCGCGACCCGCCCCCTGACGCCGGAGGAATGCGACGCGATCACCGCCATCCTGCCCGACCATGCGCGATGA
- a CDS encoding NUDIX domain-containing protein, producing MRDEPPGLRWPSRWPSIALDSGLTVRVAGHMPDLPAPVAAEVEAIWRERQAANPALFNGRVFTADRITTRGIVGHWTTYHRVLAQMTRPTLYPALRLKPLAVTGILHTPDGIVLGRRAPHSTYLAGWWQTPPAGSVESRHGENKVDLTAQILAEAQEELGLAPDMLTVAGPVRATRHPATRIVDIGIRLDTALPFDRVLQGWHAGGNDEYDRLAIVKPNQNPEDVVGPHILPGTREYLDVDRRS from the coding sequence ATGCGCGATGAACCGCCCGGGTTGCGCTGGCCGTCGCGCTGGCCGTCCATCGCGCTGGATTCGGGACTGACCGTACGGGTCGCGGGCCACATGCCCGACCTGCCCGCCCCCGTCGCGGCGGAGGTCGAGGCGATCTGGCGGGAAAGGCAGGCGGCCAATCCCGCCCTGTTCAACGGCCGCGTCTTCACCGCCGACCGCATCACGACGCGCGGGATCGTCGGACACTGGACCACCTATCACCGTGTGCTGGCCCAGATGACCCGGCCGACGCTCTATCCCGCCCTACGCTTGAAGCCCCTGGCGGTGACCGGAATCCTGCATACGCCCGACGGCATCGTACTGGGCCGCCGCGCGCCCCACAGCACCTATCTGGCCGGCTGGTGGCAGACACCGCCGGCCGGCAGCGTCGAATCCCGCCATGGCGAGAACAAGGTGGATCTGACGGCGCAGATCCTGGCGGAAGCGCAGGAAGAACTGGGACTGGCACCCGACATGCTGACGGTGGCAGGGCCCGTCCGCGCCACCCGGCATCCGGCGACACGCATCGTCGATATCGGCATCCGCCTGGACACGGCCTTGCCGTTCGACCGGGTGCTGCAGGGCTGGCACGCCGGCGGAAACGACGAATACGACCGGCTGGCGATCGTGAAGCCGAACCAGAATCCCGAGGATGTGGTCGGTCCCCACATCCTGCCCGGCACGCGCGAATACCTGGACGTCGATCGCCGATCCTGA
- a CDS encoding cupin domain-containing protein has product MTVSRRAFQTFLAGLGLSLAGQEVRAASHAGHDVESFMLARNGWVPNNDHLPVLYYRNAAALPADDPASGFERLFTANGWPPQWRWGVYDFHHFHSTAHEVLGVASGSARLMLGGPGGRIVDVRAGDVVVLPAGTGHRNLGSDDDFLVVGAYPPDQHYDLRRSGLSPDELARMAHVPFPASDPVSGAGGSLPALWHQT; this is encoded by the coding sequence ATGACCGTATCCCGACGTGCCTTCCAGACCTTCCTCGCCGGGTTGGGCCTGTCTCTGGCAGGGCAGGAAGTCCGGGCCGCCAGCCATGCCGGCCACGATGTCGAATCCTTCATGCTGGCGCGCAACGGCTGGGTTCCCAACAACGACCATCTGCCTGTGCTGTATTACCGCAACGCCGCCGCCCTGCCGGCCGACGACCCGGCATCGGGGTTCGAGCGCCTGTTCACCGCCAATGGCTGGCCGCCGCAATGGCGCTGGGGGGTCTATGATTTCCATCATTTCCACTCCACGGCGCATGAGGTGCTGGGTGTCGCCTCGGGCTCGGCCCGGCTGATGCTGGGGGGACCGGGCGGACGCATCGTCGATGTCCGGGCCGGTGACGTCGTCGTGCTGCCGGCGGGCACCGGCCATCGCAACCTGGGGTCGGACGATGATTTCCTGGTGGTCGGCGCCTATCCGCCGGACCAGCATTACGACCTGCGGCGCAGCGGGCTGTCGCCGGACGAACTGGCACGGATGGCCCATGTCCCGTTCCCGGCGAGCGACCCCGTGAGCGGCGCAGGTGGTTCCCTTCCCGCCCTTTGGCACCAGACGTGA
- a CDS encoding NADPH-dependent F420 reductase: MTEPTSLPPHVLRRRALLAGLSALLLPRLSRAATSLPIGIIGSGHVGSTLGGLWLRAGHPVMFSARDLSSAQSVAAGLGALARAGTPEQAARFGEAVLLAVPYGALPALGASLHGVLAGKVVIDACNPYSWRDGDVARLARQQGAGPTTQSFFPGAHVIRAFNSEDMSTISVEAHRLPPLLGIPYAGDDAAAMDVVRGLIVDAGFDPVRAGPLSVARLFQPGGPEFEADLTAPELRGRLEQDQHGAGR, translated from the coding sequence ATGACCGAACCGACTTCCTTGCCGCCGCATGTCCTGCGCCGCCGCGCCCTTCTGGCCGGATTGTCCGCCCTGCTTCTTCCGCGCCTGTCGCGCGCGGCAACATCCCTGCCGATCGGGATCATCGGTTCCGGCCATGTGGGCAGCACGCTCGGGGGGTTGTGGCTGCGCGCCGGGCATCCGGTAATGTTTTCCGCTCGTGACCTCTCCTCGGCCCAGTCGGTTGCGGCGGGACTGGGGGCGCTGGCGCGGGCCGGCACACCGGAACAGGCGGCCCGGTTCGGCGAAGCCGTGCTGCTGGCCGTCCCCTACGGTGCCCTGCCGGCACTGGGCGCGTCGCTGCATGGCGTCCTGGCAGGCAAGGTGGTGATCGACGCCTGCAATCCCTATTCCTGGCGCGACGGGGATGTGGCCCGCCTGGCAAGGCAGCAGGGCGCGGGTCCGACCACGCAGTCCTTCTTTCCCGGCGCGCATGTCATCCGCGCCTTCAATTCCGAGGATATGAGCACGATCAGTGTCGAGGCCCACCGGCTGCCGCCCCTGCTGGGCATTCCCTATGCCGGGGATGATGCCGCCGCGATGGACGTGGTGCGGGGCCTGATCGTCGATGCCGGATTCGACCCGGTGCGCGCCGGCCCGCTGTCGGTCGCGCGCCTGTTCCAGCCCGGCGGCCCGGAATTCGAGGCCGACCTGACCGCGCCGGAACTGCGGGGCCGCCTGGAACAGGACCAGCATGGAGCGGGCCGGTAA
- a CDS encoding HdeD family acid-resistance protein has product MATPFTQRWGLFVLLGVVSIALGIVAWIDAISVTLASTMIIGLVLVIAGAVQMFHAFSVRDWGGFLLSLLGGVLYIVGGFILMQEPVTGSIVLTLVIAACLIISGTTRMLIAARHRELNGWWIILGGGLISLLVGACLYLTLPWSGLWLIGTFIAVELIAAGVGWIQFGLALRQANLLSGSGV; this is encoded by the coding sequence ATGGCCACGCCGTTTACACAGCGCTGGGGATTATTCGTCCTGCTGGGGGTCGTATCCATCGCGCTGGGCATCGTCGCATGGATCGACGCGATTTCCGTCACGCTGGCCAGCACCATGATCATCGGCCTGGTGCTGGTCATCGCCGGGGCGGTGCAGATGTTCCACGCCTTCTCGGTCCGCGACTGGGGCGGCTTCCTGCTCTCCCTGCTGGGCGGGGTGCTCTATATCGTCGGCGGCTTCATCCTGATGCAGGAGCCTGTCACCGGCTCCATCGTCCTGACCCTCGTGATCGCGGCCTGCCTGATCATCTCGGGGACGACGCGCATGCTGATCGCGGCGCGGCATCGTGAACTGAACGGCTGGTGGATCATCCTGGGCGGCGGGCTGATCAGCCTTCTGGTCGGGGCCTGCCTGTACCTGACGCTGCCCTGGTCCGGGCTGTGGCTGATCGGAACCTTCATCGCCGTGGAACTGATCGCGGCGGGGGTGGGCTGGATCCAGTTCGGCCTGGCGCTGCGGCAGGCGAACCTGCTGTCCGGCTCCGGGGTCTGA
- the rpsD gene encoding 30S ribosomal protein S4, giving the protein MSKRLESKYKINRRLGVNLWGRAKSPVNKREYGPGQHGQRRKQKPSDFSVQLMAKQKLKGYYGNISEKQFRKYYDEAVRRKGDTSENLIDLLERRLDAVVYRLKFAMTPFAARQFVSHGHITVNGRKVNIPSYIVRDEDVIEVREKSKHLAIVLDAAQSGERDVPEYMEVDHRQMKGRFLRAPKLSDVPYPVQMEPNLVIEFYSR; this is encoded by the coding sequence ATGAGCAAGCGCCTTGAGAGCAAGTACAAGATCAATCGCCGCCTGGGCGTGAACCTGTGGGGCCGTGCGAAGTCCCCGGTCAACAAGCGGGAATATGGCCCCGGCCAGCATGGCCAGCGCCGCAAGCAGAAGCCGTCGGACTTCTCGGTCCAGCTGATGGCGAAGCAGAAGCTGAAGGGCTATTACGGCAACATCAGCGAAAAGCAGTTCCGCAAGTATTATGACGAGGCCGTGCGCCGCAAGGGCGACACCTCGGAAAATCTGATCGACCTGCTGGAGCGCCGGCTGGACGCGGTGGTCTATCGCCTGAAGTTCGCGATGACGCCGTTCGCCGCCCGCCAGTTCGTCAGCCACGGCCACATCACGGTCAACGGCCGCAAGGTCAACATCCCGTCCTACATCGTGCGCGACGAGGACGTGATCGAGGTCCGCGAGAAGTCCAAGCACCTGGCCATCGTCCTGGACGCGGCGCAGAGCGGCGAGCGTGACGTGCCGGAATACATGGAAGTCGATCACCGCCAGATGAAGGGCCGCTTCCTGCGTGCGCCGAAGCTGTCGGACGTGCCGTATCCGGTGCAGATGGAACCGAACCTGGTCATCGAGTTCTACTCGCGCTGA
- a CDS encoding peptide chain release factor 3 gives MDAPVNAEPATAPTSGLAATIAREIARRRTFAIISHPDAGKTTLTERILRAGGAIQMAGNVRAKGERRRTRSDWMGIERDRGISVVTSVMTFEYGGCIFNLLDTPGHEDFSEDTYRTLTAVDAAVMVIDAAKGIEDRTRKLFEICRLRDIPIVTFINKMDREAQDPFTLLDEISSALALDTAPATWPVGRAAQFVGTYDLRARSLHVSTPLEQSDPRMVQLAEDLELAEAALPVFDRDSFNAGHLTPVFFGSAMKEIGVTDLLDALVAFGPPPRDQATESRTVRADETGLTALVFKIQANMDPNHRDRMAFARICSGRLERGMRLKHVRIGKQFALHTPQFFFARDRQLAEEAFAGDVVGIPNHGTLRIGDTLTEGEDLRFTGVPHFAPEILRRVRLDDAMKAKKLRQALTELAEEGVVQLFRPQDGAPPIVGVVGTLQLDVLQARLSGEYGVAIGFESTPYNLARWVTGDRAKLETFAMANRSAMADDLDGDPVFLAGSAFMMRRTAEMNLDLSFHDIKQIGIETR, from the coding sequence ATGGATGCGCCCGTGAACGCCGAGCCCGCAACCGCCCCCACATCCGGCCTAGCCGCCACCATCGCCCGGGAAATCGCCCGGCGGCGCACCTTCGCCATCATCTCGCACCCAGACGCGGGCAAGACCACGCTGACCGAGCGCATCCTGCGCGCGGGCGGCGCGATCCAGATGGCGGGCAATGTCCGGGCCAAGGGCGAACGCCGCCGCACCCGGTCGGACTGGATGGGGATCGAGCGCGATCGCGGCATTTCGGTCGTGACCTCGGTCATGACGTTCGAATATGGCGGCTGCATCTTCAACCTGCTGGACACGCCGGGCCACGAGGATTTTTCGGAAGATACCTATCGCACGCTGACGGCCGTCGATGCGGCGGTGATGGTGATCGACGCCGCCAAAGGGATCGAGGACCGGACCCGCAAGCTGTTCGAGATCTGCCGCCTGCGCGACATTCCGATCGTCACCTTCATCAACAAGATGGACCGCGAGGCGCAGGACCCGTTCACGCTGCTGGACGAAATCTCGTCCGCGCTGGCGCTGGATACCGCGCCGGCGACGTGGCCGGTCGGCCGTGCGGCGCAGTTCGTCGGCACGTATGACCTGCGCGCGCGCAGCCTGCATGTGTCCACGCCGCTGGAGCAGTCCGACCCGCGCATGGTGCAACTGGCCGAGGACCTGGAACTGGCCGAGGCCGCCCTGCCGGTCTTCGACCGCGACAGCTTCAATGCCGGGCACCTGACCCCGGTCTTCTTCGGCAGCGCGATGAAGGAGATCGGCGTGACCGACCTGCTGGACGCGCTGGTGGCGTTCGGCCCGCCGCCGCGCGATCAGGCGACCGAAAGCCGGACGGTGCGCGCGGACGAGACCGGACTGACCGCGCTGGTCTTCAAGATCCAGGCCAACATGGACCCGAACCATCGCGACCGCATGGCCTTCGCGCGGATCTGCTCGGGCCGGCTGGAACGCGGGATGCGGCTGAAGCATGTGCGCATCGGCAAGCAGTTCGCGCTGCATACGCCGCAATTCTTCTTCGCCCGCGACCGGCAGCTGGCCGAGGAAGCCTTCGCCGGCGACGTGGTGGGCATTCCCAACCACGGCACCCTGCGCATCGGCGACACGCTGACCGAGGGCGAGGACCTGCGCTTTACCGGCGTGCCGCACTTCGCCCCGGAAATCCTGCGCCGCGTCCGGCTGGACGACGCGATGAAGGCCAAGAAGCTGCGCCAGGCCCTGACGGAACTGGCCGAGGAAGGGGTGGTTCAGCTCTTCCGCCCGCAGGACGGCGCGCCGCCCATCGTCGGCGTCGTCGGCACGCTGCAGCTCGACGTGCTGCAGGCGCGGCTGTCCGGGGAATACGGGGTGGCGATCGGCTTCGAATCCACCCCCTACAACCTGGCCCGCTGGGTGACGGGCGACCGCGCGAAGCTGGAGACGTTCGCGATGGCCAACCGCTCGGCCATGGCGGACGACCTGGACGGCGATCCGGTCTTCCTGGCCGGATCGGCCTTCATGATGCGTCGCACGGCCGAGATGAACCTCGACCTGTCATTCCACGACATCAAGCAGATCGGCATCGAGACACGCTGA
- a CDS encoding MATE family efflux transporter, protein MPDPACPDSSSPPGELRLLLRIAAPIALAQIAQMAMGVTDSVLLGGLGADALAIGGLSTMLFFTLLVMLQANLGAGGVLIAQARGSGDEGRIASIHAMLLVVALLLCVPFLALLTQAGPLLRLMHQPATLVGPVTSFLHILMWGVPPALIGTGVVEVVLPALDAQGVLLRVMPVVAVVNGVLNAGLIHGWFGLPAMGLRGSALATTLTMWGAALVLLAMVHSRPHLRLLLWPPRPRAADMAVLLRLGVPMMMATGAEIMLFQVTALQAATLGPHALAAHQIVLNLTATTYMAIMALGQAANVRVAYWTGAARPARARHAAWVAVGTAIAGMVASGCLIYLFRARLVAFYLDPSVPANAESTHIAMAALLLAAVFQVADGTQAVLVGALRGRGDAIVPMVLAVLGYWGIGFPLGTWLAFRCGLGVVGLWGGVACALVAVALMLGVRAARTLGDRGPAAVSVSRCRSA, encoded by the coding sequence ATGCCCGATCCAGCCTGTCCCGATTCATCCTCTCCCCCGGGGGAACTTCGCCTGTTGCTGCGCATCGCGGCCCCGATCGCCCTGGCGCAGATCGCGCAGATGGCCATGGGCGTCACCGACAGCGTGCTGCTGGGCGGGCTGGGGGCCGACGCGCTGGCCATCGGCGGCCTGTCGACCATGCTGTTCTTCACGCTGCTGGTGATGCTGCAGGCCAATCTGGGGGCGGGCGGGGTGCTGATCGCCCAGGCGCGTGGCAGCGGGGATGAGGGGCGCATCGCCTCGATCCACGCCATGCTGCTGGTCGTGGCGCTGCTGCTGTGCGTACCCTTCCTGGCGCTGCTGACGCAGGCCGGCCCCCTGTTGCGGCTGATGCATCAGCCCGCGACGCTGGTCGGCCCGGTCACGTCCTTCCTGCATATCCTGATGTGGGGCGTGCCGCCGGCGCTGATCGGCACGGGGGTGGTGGAAGTGGTGCTGCCGGCGCTGGACGCGCAGGGTGTCCTGCTGCGGGTGATGCCGGTCGTGGCGGTGGTGAACGGCGTGCTGAACGCGGGGCTGATTCACGGATGGTTCGGCCTGCCGGCAATGGGGCTGCGCGGTTCGGCCCTGGCCACCACCCTGACCATGTGGGGCGCGGCGCTGGTCCTGCTGGCGATGGTGCATTCCCGGCCGCATCTGCGCCTGCTGCTGTGGCCGCCGCGACCGCGGGCCGCCGACATGGCGGTACTGCTGCGCCTGGGGGTGCCGATGATGATGGCGACGGGGGCCGAGATCATGCTGTTCCAGGTCACGGCGCTGCAGGCGGCGACCCTGGGCCCCCATGCCCTGGCGGCGCACCAGATCGTACTGAACCTGACCGCGACCACCTACATGGCGATCATGGCGCTGGGACAGGCCGCGAACGTGCGGGTGGCCTACTGGACCGGGGCGGCGCGGCCGGCGCGGGCACGCCACGCGGCATGGGTGGCGGTCGGGACCGCGATCGCCGGCATGGTGGCCAGCGGCTGCCTGATCTACCTGTTCCGCGCGCGGCTGGTGGCCTTCTATCTGGACCCGTCGGTGCCGGCCAATGCGGAGAGCACGCATATCGCCATGGCGGCGCTGCTGCTGGCGGCCGTGTTCCAGGTGGCGGACGGCACGCAGGCGGTGCTGGTGGGTGCGCTGCGGGGACGCGGCGATGCGATCGTGCCGATGGTCCTGGCCGTGCTGGGCTATTGGGGGATCGGCTTTCCGCTGGGCACGTGGCTGGCGTTCCGATGCGGCCTGGGCGTCGTCGGCCTGTGGGGCGGCGTGGCGTGCGCGCTGGTGGCGGTGGCGCTGATGCTGGGGGTGCGGGCCGCGCGGACGCTGGGCGATCGCGGGCCCGCGGCGGTCAGCGTGTCTCGATGCCGATCTGCTTGA
- a CDS encoding RNA methyltransferase: MTGRDGGADIGPIGNSPVVILVRPQMAENIGTTARAMANGGLFHLRLVAPRDGWPLERAWRSASGADRILEAATVHDSVDDAIADLHHVFATCPRPRHIVKTVLTARGGAAELRQMSGRGLRTGLLFGPERAGLDNEDMARADALIRYPLNPAFMSLNLAQAVMIMAYEWWMAEDATPPRALMTNETHVATKGELDNFMRHLIDDLDECGFLRNEQKRAGMVRNLRHFFTRGEVTEQELRTLHGVVTELTRGRRARGQ, from the coding sequence ATGACCGGCCGCGACGGCGGGGCCGATATCGGCCCGATCGGCAACAGCCCGGTCGTCATCCTGGTGCGCCCGCAGATGGCCGAGAATATCGGCACCACGGCGCGGGCCATGGCCAATGGCGGACTGTTCCACCTGCGCCTGGTCGCCCCGCGCGACGGCTGGCCGCTGGAGCGCGCCTGGCGCTCGGCCTCGGGCGCCGACCGCATCCTGGAAGCCGCGACGGTGCATGACAGCGTCGATGACGCGATCGCCGACCTGCACCATGTCTTCGCGACCTGCCCGCGCCCGCGCCATATCGTCAAGACGGTGCTGACCGCACGCGGGGGCGCCGCCGAACTGCGGCAGATGAGCGGGCGCGGACTGCGCACCGGCCTGCTGTTCGGCCCCGAGCGCGCCGGCCTGGACAACGAGGACATGGCCCGGGCCGACGCCCTGATCCGCTATCCGCTGAACCCGGCCTTCATGTCGCTGAACCTGGCGCAGGCGGTCATGATCATGGCCTACGAATGGTGGATGGCCGAAGACGCCACCCCGCCCCGCGCGCTGATGACCAATGAAACCCATGTCGCCACCAAGGGCGAACTGGACAATTTCATGCGCCACCTGATCGACGATCTGGACGAATGCGGCTTCCTGCGCAACGAGCAGAAGCGCGCGGGCATGGTGCGCAACCTGCGCCATTTCTTCACCCGGGGCGAAGTCACGGAACAGGAACTGCGCACCCTGCACGGCGTGGTGACGGAACTGACCCGGGGGCGCCGGGCGCGCGGGCAATGA